From one Erinaceus europaeus chromosome 4, mEriEur2.1, whole genome shotgun sequence genomic stretch:
- the LOC132538193 gene encoding olfactory receptor 2G3-like produces MEASNESSTTDFILLGFSNWPQLEHIISVVVFIFYLVTLVGNTTIILVSYLDTHLHTPMYFFLSNLSFLDLCYTTSIVPQMLVNLWGPKKSITYGGCVLQFFFALDLGATECLLLAVMAYDRYAAVCQPLHYTVIMHPQLCQKMVLTSWIGGLGSALLLCSLTMKLPRCGQREVDNFFCEMPALIKMACVYSKVLEIVVFTLGVVFLLVPLSLILISYGVITQAVIRIKSAGKWHKILNTCGSHLTVVTLFYGTAIYMYMKPQNNSTSLDEGKFLTLFYTIITPSLNPLIYTLRNKDVKSAIKRMLCIFLNGQKSCESGRNT; encoded by the coding sequence atggaAGCAAGCAATGAAAGTTCAACAACAGACTTCATTCTTCTGGGATTTTCTAATTGGCCCCAACTAGAGCACATCATCTCTGTGGTTGTCTTCATCTTCTACCTTGTGACTCTAGTAGGAAACACAACCATTATTCTTGTGTCCTATCTAGACACTCACCTCCATACTCCCATGTATTTCTTCTTATCCAATTTGTCCTTTTTGGACCTCTGCTATACAACTAGCATTGTGCCCCAGATGCTGGTGAATCTTTGGGGCCCTAAAAAGTCCATTACTTATGGAGGCTGTGTGCTGCAATTCTTCTTTGCCCTTGACTTGGGAGCCACAGAATGTCTCCTCCTGGCTgtgatggcctatgaccgctatgcTGCTGTCTGCCAACCTCTTCACTACACAGTCATCATGCACCCTCAGCTCTGCCAGAAGATGGTGCTGACCTCCTGGataggtggtctgggaagtgctTTACTGCTTTGTTCCCTGACTATGAAGTTGCCAAGATGTGGGCAACGGGAAGTGGACAACTTTTTCTGTGAGATGCCAGCATTGATCAAAATGGCTTGTGTCTATTCCAAAGTACTTGAGATTGTTGTCTTTACTCTTGGAGTAGTATTTCTTCTAGTACCTCTCTCACTCATACTCATCTCATATGGAGTCATCACTCAAGCTGTCATAAGGATCAAGTCAGCAGGAAAATGGCATAAGATCCTCAATACTTGTGGTTCCCACCTCACAGTTGTAACTCTGTTTTATGGAACAGCTATTTATATGTACATGAAACCACAGAATAATAGCACCTCCCTAGATGAGGGCAAGTTCCTTACACTCTTTTACACAATCATTACACCCAGCCTTAACCCACTGATCTATACTTTAAGAAACAAAGATGTAAAGAGTGCAATAAAAAGAAtgctatgtatttttttaaatggacagAAAAGTTGTGAGTCAGGTAGAAACACATGA